A DNA window from Cervus canadensis isolate Bull #8, Minnesota chromosome 30, ASM1932006v1, whole genome shotgun sequence contains the following coding sequences:
- the RNF183 gene encoding E3 ubiquitin-protein ligase RNF183, which yields MAEQQGREPECPVCWNPFNNTFHTPKVLDCCHSFCVECLAHISLVTPTRRRLLCPLCRHPTVLASGQPVTDLPTDTALLTLLRLEPHHVILEGRQLCLKDQPKSRYFLRQPRVYTLDLGPEPGSQAGHPQDVGRSTRPDPIPSHYSLRECFRNPHFRIFAYMMAVVLCGTVLFIFSIFCTRRFFWGLG from the coding sequence ATGGCGGAGCAGCAGGGCCGGGAGCCCGAGTGCCCTGTCTGCTGGAACCCCTTCAACAACACATTCCACACCCCCAAAGTGCTGGACTGCTGCCACTCCTTCTGCGTGGAATGCCTGGCCCACATCAGCCTGGTGACCCCGACGCGGCGCCGCCTGCTGTGCCCGCTCTGTCGCCACCCCACCGTGCTGGCCTCCGGGCAGCCTGTCACTGACTTGCCCACGGACACCGCCCTGCTCACCCTGCTCCGCCTGGAGCCCCACCACGTCATCCTGGAAGGCCGCCAGCTCTGTCTCAAGGACCAGCCCAAGAGCCGCTACTTCCTGCGCCAGCCCCGGGTCTACACGCTGGACCTGGGCCCTGAGCCTGGGAGTCAGGCCGGGCACCCCCAGGACGTGGGCCGCAGCACCAGGCCCGACCCCATCCCCAGCCACTACTCTCTGCGGGAGTGTTTCCGCAACCCGCACTTCCGGATCTTTGCCTACATGATGGCGGTCGTCCTCTGCGGCACCGTGTTGTTcatcttctccatcttctgcaCCAGACGGTTCTTCTGGGGGCTGGGGTGA